Proteins encoded by one window of Acetivibrio thermocellus ATCC 27405:
- a CDS encoding tetratricopeptide repeat protein has product MKKRLLLFILVLGVCLFTSCGNFVKTNIYFSAAESAFDSGKYEDAIKYYDKVIEADSGNAMAYLGKGLALDALGKYEEALEFFDKAIEINKDLAKAYNAKGTTLASLERYEESLENFKKAAELKPKNSAYQNDVAYGLNNLGRFEEAIQYAEKALKLNPRSGVAYSNKGFALDALGKLDEAIECYDKAIELSPTYTNAYYNKSIAVFKMGKTEEAIELLDKVLEIDPDDLDAITSKGYCLNELGKYEKAIECFDTAIEKYPKDPYPYVCKATSLYYLGKYDNALEECNKAIKLEYTFPDSYIWKAKILVEKGDIEEARKSCDEFLAIAEDASVYDMKGQIYLHEYNYPEAIKLFDKAIEVDPSYEDSYINKIYCLYLQKNYKECIEFATKVQTIFPNSADIPWYIGDCYSIMMEPEKAIEYLKKAHELNPKDVGILTSIAWEYYSLEDYAKASEYAEKAAEISADDESVKYIREKLENQKLPEAEQIVEFVKNNYLYYDKIANFEALANEFKAKGEVGVKDICNFIESIRQKDDMFTFVIHGDDYDLLKYEESISQVTSQQLEPNIHYIKIKSFTASVSWEFKEIIDSIENPEEKVLVIDLRDNLGGLATSSADILDYLLPACTTSYIVYRDGYMYSYYSDAAQTKFKKILVLVNEYSASSSEILALGLKKHLNNVVIIGRPTVGKGVGQLVYENKSKKYMIYLVSFYWNVMEENILGKRIEPDVYVNSSSDAAYMNEVKRQAAR; this is encoded by the coding sequence GTGAAAAAACGCCTTTTACTGTTTATTTTAGTGCTTGGTGTCTGTCTTTTTACTTCATGCGGCAATTTTGTAAAAACCAATATTTACTTTTCAGCAGCCGAATCGGCATTTGATTCAGGCAAATACGAAGATGCAATAAAGTACTATGACAAAGTTATAGAAGCAGATTCCGGCAATGCCATGGCTTATCTCGGTAAAGGTCTTGCCCTGGATGCTTTGGGAAAATACGAAGAAGCCCTGGAGTTTTTCGACAAAGCCATTGAAATCAACAAAGATTTGGCAAAAGCCTATAATGCCAAAGGCACCACTTTAGCCAGTCTTGAGAGGTATGAGGAATCTCTTGAAAATTTTAAAAAAGCAGCGGAATTGAAACCAAAAAACAGTGCCTATCAAAATGATGTGGCATATGGCTTAAACAATCTCGGCAGATTTGAGGAAGCAATTCAATATGCCGAAAAGGCACTCAAACTTAATCCACGCAGCGGTGTTGCCTACTCAAACAAAGGTTTTGCCCTTGACGCTCTGGGAAAATTGGATGAAGCCATCGAATGCTATGATAAAGCAATAGAACTTAGTCCAACCTATACCAATGCCTACTACAACAAGTCCATTGCAGTTTTCAAAATGGGCAAAACAGAAGAGGCCATAGAACTTTTGGACAAAGTACTGGAAATTGACCCCGACGACTTAGATGCCATAACTTCAAAAGGTTACTGTCTAAATGAACTTGGAAAATATGAAAAGGCAATAGAGTGCTTTGACACTGCAATCGAAAAATATCCCAAAGATCCATACCCGTATGTTTGCAAAGCCACTTCCCTTTATTATCTGGGAAAATATGACAACGCTCTCGAAGAGTGCAACAAAGCCATCAAGTTAGAGTACACCTTTCCTGATTCCTATATATGGAAAGCCAAGATTCTTGTTGAAAAGGGAGACATTGAAGAGGCCAGAAAATCGTGCGATGAATTTCTGGCTATTGCCGAGGATGCTTCTGTTTACGATATGAAAGGTCAAATATATTTACACGAGTATAACTACCCGGAAGCAATAAAGCTCTTTGACAAAGCAATAGAAGTTGATCCATCCTATGAGGACTCTTATATCAATAAAATCTATTGCCTGTATCTGCAGAAAAATTACAAAGAGTGCATAGAATTTGCCACAAAGGTGCAAACCATTTTCCCAAATTCCGCAGACATTCCCTGGTATATCGGGGATTGTTACAGCATAATGATGGAACCGGAAAAGGCTATTGAATACCTCAAGAAGGCCCACGAACTAAACCCGAAAGATGTCGGCATTTTAACCTCCATTGCGTGGGAATACTATAGCCTTGAGGATTACGCAAAAGCATCCGAATATGCCGAAAAGGCTGCCGAAATATCTGCCGATGACGAAAGTGTAAAGTACATCAGGGAAAAACTGGAAAATCAAAAACTTCCCGAAGCAGAGCAAATAGTTGAGTTTGTTAAAAACAATTACTTGTACTATGACAAAATAGCAAACTTTGAAGCCCTTGCAAATGAATTCAAAGCCAAAGGCGAAGTTGGTGTAAAAGACATATGCAACTTTATAGAAAGCATAAGGCAAAAAGATGATATGTTTACTTTCGTAATTCACGGTGACGACTATGATTTGTTAAAGTACGAGGAAAGTATTTCCCAGGTAACTTCACAGCAACTTGAACCAAACATACACTATATAAAAATTAAATCTTTCACTGCAAGCGTCAGCTGGGAATTCAAAGAAATCATTGACTCAATTGAAAATCCCGAGGAAAAAGTTTTGGTTATTGACTTAAGAGACAACCTGGGAGGCCTTGCAACTTCGTCCGCCGACATACTGGACTACCTTTTGCCGGCATGTACCACAAGCTACATAGTCTACAGAGACGGATACATGTATTCATACTATTCTGATGCCGCCCAGACAAAGTTCAAGAAAATTCTCGTCCTGGTCAATGAATATTCTGCGAGCAGCTCGGAAATTCTTGCCTTAGGGCTTAAAAAACACTTAAACAATGTTGTTATAATCGGCCGTCCCACCGTGGGTAAAGGCGTCGGACAACTGGTTTATGAAAACAAATCCAAAAAATACATGATTTATCTGGTAAGCTTTTATTGGAATGTCATGGAAGAAAACATATTGGGAAAAAGAATCGAGCCTGATGTGTATGTAAACAGTTCCAGTGACGCCGCATA